A genomic window from Cucumis melo cultivar AY chromosome 8, USDA_Cmelo_AY_1.0, whole genome shotgun sequence includes:
- the LOC103490537 gene encoding uncharacterized protein LOC103490537 produces MNLSNDDHYSHRLSSFLHHHPLTHNMIHNPHHPSRTHLICDVCRETIHSSFYQCKDCHFYVHSFCTRLPNSLRHVKDPDHKLRLYKPSYGHCSICKVNIYLNCLRTSRACPTSCSRGIHHHAPPPWSMGPPSQPDHFHGWGYPDYNSHVQFGYNNNNNHQHHHQMNHGNTSSTLGSVLGSTMLSLVQSLAFGALNDFIFG; encoded by the coding sequence ATGAATCTCTCCAACGACGACCACTACTCCCACAGACTCTCCTCCTTCCTCCACCACCACCCGCTCACTCACAACATGATTCACAACCCCCACCATCCGTCTCGAACCCACCTTATTTGCGACGTTTGCCGTGAAACCATCCACAGCAGTTTCTACCAATGCAAAGACTGCCACTTCTATGTTCACTCATTTTGCACTCGCCTTCCCAACAGCCTCCGCCACGTCAAAGACCCCGACCATAAGCTCCGCCTCTACAAGCCCTCCTATGGCCACTGTTCTATCTGTAAAGTCAATATCTATCTCAATTGCCTTCGAACATCGAGAGCCTGCCCGACTTCATGTTCACGTGGGATACACCACCATGCACCTCCACCCTGGTCGATGGGGCCGCCATCCCAACCGGATCATTTTCATGGTTGGGGATATCCGGATTACAATAGTCATGTTCAGTTTGgatacaacaacaacaataatcaTCAGCATCATCATCAGATGAATCATGGTAATACGTCGTCGACCTTGGGATCGGTGTTGGGGAGTACAATGTTATCTCTTGTTCAGAGTTTGGCATTTGGTGCTCTCAATGATTTTATTTTCGGTTAA